The proteins below are encoded in one region of Papio anubis isolate 15944 chromosome 19, Panubis1.0, whole genome shotgun sequence:
- the MC4R gene encoding melanocortin receptor 4: MVNSTHRGIHASLHLWNRSSHRLHSNASESLGKGYSDGGCYEQLFVSPEVFVTLGVISLLENILVIVAIAKNKNLHSPMYFFICSLAVADMLVSVSNGSETIVITLLNSTDTDTQSFTVNIDNVIDSVICSSLLASICSLLSIAVDRYFTIFYALQYHNIMTVKRVGIIISCIWAACTVSGILFIIYSDSSAVIICLITMFFTMLALMASLYVHMFLMARLHIKRIAVLPGTGAIRQGANMKGAITLTILIGVFVVCWAPFFLHLIFYISCPQNPYCVCFMSHFNLYLILIMCNSVIDPLIYALRSQELRKTFKEIICCYPLGGLCDVSSRY; encoded by the coding sequence ATGGTGAACTCCACCCACCGTGGGATACACGCTTCTCTGCACCTCTGGAACCGCAGCAGCCACAGACTGCACAGCAATGCCAGTGAGTCCCTTGGAAAAGGCTACTCTGATGGAGGGTGCTACGAGCAACTTTTTGTCTCTCCTGAGGTGTTTGTGACACTGGGTGTCATCAGCTTGTTGGAGAATATCTTAGTGATTGTGGCAATAGCCAAGAACAAGAATCTGCATTCACCCATGTACTTTTTCATCTGCAGCCTGGCTGTGGCTGATATGCTGGTGAGCGTTTCAAATGGATCAGAAACCATTGTCATCACCCTGTTAAACAGTACAGATACGGACACACAGAGTTTCACAGTGAACATTGATAATGTTATTGACTCAGTGATCTGTAGCTCCTTGCTTGCATCCATTTGCAGCCTGCTTTCAATTGCAGTGGACAGGTACTTTACTATCTTCTATGCTCTTCAGTACCATAACATTATGACAGTTAAGCGGGTTGGGATCATCATAAGTTGTATCTGGGCAGCTTGCACGGTTTCAGGCATTTTGTTCATCATTTACTCAGATAGTAGTGCTGTCATCATCTGCCTCATCACCATGTTCTTCACCATGTTGGCTCTCATGGCTTCTCTCTATGTCCACATGTTCCTGATGGCCAGGCTTCACATTAAGAGGATTGCTGTCCTCCCCGGCACTGGTGCCATCCGCCAAGGCGCCAATATGAAGGGAGCGATTACTTTGACCATCCTGATTGGCGTCTTTGTTGTCTGCTGGGCCCCATTCTTCCTCCACTTAATATTCTACATCTCTTGTCCTCAGAATCCATACTGTGTGTGCTTCATGTCTCACTTTAACTTATATCTCATACTGATCATGTGTAATTCAGTCATCGATCCTCTGATTTATGCACTCCGGAGTCAAGAACTGAGGAAAACCTTCAAAGAGATCATCTGTTGCTATCCCCTGGGAGGCCTATGTGACGTGTCTAGCAGATATTAA